Within the Candidatus Firestonebacteria bacterium RIFOXYD2_FULL_39_29 genome, the region ACAAAGAAGTTAGACAAGAAAAAAATAATACTGCCGGACGGAAGATATTTAGTGTATTACGGATGGAAAAAGGAAAAAAAGTTTAAATCAAGTAAAAATTCAAAATGAACCTCTCCGACCTTATCCTCCTAAAAGATTGGCGGATCCGCTAAGGGCGAGATCTCGGCAGAAACTCTGATGGACATGCTGATTGGGGTTTTCTTTGGCATAACGTCATAAAATTTGTTTTTGATTGTGAAAATCATCTAAAATTCCGATGACAGATAATCCTTGTTTTTTGGCAAAAAGCTATTGTATACTAATATAAACCAAGTGTTTTTGCGATAAAGTGGAAGTAAATATTATGATTTTGGAGGAAGATATTATGAAAGTAGTAATTACCGGCGGGGCGGGGTTTATAGGGTCTCATATCGGGGATTTACTTGTTGAAAAAGGGTACGAGGTGATCGCGATTGATAATCTTTTTTCCGGAAGAGTTGGAAATGTTAATAAAAAAGCGCGGTTCTACAAAGCGGACATAAGGAGCGGGGAGATACTTCAGATACTTAAAAAAGAGAAACCGTATTTTATCGTCCATGAAGCGGCTCAAATGAGCGTATCAGCTTCGGTGAGGGATCCTCTTTTTGATGCGGAAAACAATATAATAGGCACGCTTAATCTTTTAGAGTTTGCCAGGACAAACGGTGTTAAAAAATTTGTTTTTGCTTCTTCCGGCGGTACGGTTTATGGCGAGCCGGTTAAATTTCCTGTAACCGAAAAATTTCCTCTCGGAGCGGTGTCACCTTACGGAATTTCAAAGATGACGGCAGAATATTATTTTAAATTTTACAAAAAACAGTATAATCTGAATTATACCTGCCTCCGCTATTCCAATGTCTACGGGCCGAGACAGGACCCTCACGGAGAGGCCGGGGTAATGGCAATTTTTTCGAAAGCCATGCTTGCCGGTATAACGCCTACAATAAACGGGGACGGGAAATATATAAGGGATTATGTCTATTGCAAGGACGTGGCAAGAGCAAATCTTCTGGCCCTTGAGAGCGGATACTGCGGCAGCATTAATATAGGTACGGGTAGAGGGGCTGATGTTAATGAGATTTACGGGCATATTGCTAGAGCCGCAGGTTTTAAATCCAAACCTAATTATGGTCCGGAGCGAGCCGGAGATATCAGAAAAAATATATTATCGGCGGCAGAAGCCAAGAAAGTCTTAAAATGGGTGCCTAAGATGAAGCTCGAAAAAGGCATCAAAGAAACGGTAGCGTACTTTAAAGAACAGAAAAATTAAGACGCTAATAACTAAACAA harbors:
- a CDS encoding UDP-glucose 4-epimerase, with product MKVVITGGAGFIGSHIGDLLVEKGYEVIAIDNLFSGRVGNVNKKARFYKADIRSGEILQILKKEKPYFIVHEAAQMSVSASVRDPLFDAENNIIGTLNLLEFARTNGVKKFVFASSGGTVYGEPVKFPVTEKFPLGAVSPYGISKMTAEYYFKFYKKQYNLNYTCLRYSNVYGPRQDPHGEAGVMAIFSKAMLAGITPTINGDGKYIRDYVYCKDVARANLLALESGYCGSINIGTGRGADVNEIYGHIARAAGFKSKPNYGPERAGDIRKNILSAAEAKKVLKWVPKMKLEKGIKETVAYFKEQKN